Genomic DNA from Sporosarcina sp. ANT_H38:
CGAAAGAAGCAGGATTTAAAGCGAAATCATTAGATGAATACGAAAAATATTCTAAGAAAGAATTTTTAGGTACACTTTTCACACAAACGCAAGATACTAAACTAAAAGAGAATAAAGATGTAGTTGATTATTATAAGATTCCAGTTGATTACGAGGTATTTCGATATGAAAAAGGGAAGGAAGATACAGCAGTTCCTTCAACGTTATATGCTGATTATGTAAATGGTGTTAATGCTTACTCTGTATTTTTGCATGGAGATTTTCCAATGATTAAAATTCAAAATAATGATAGTAAAGTAGGGAAGAAGCTAGTCGTTGTAAAAGAGTCTTATGGAAATGCGTTTGTGCCATTTTTAATCCCTCATTATGACGAAATTTATGTAGTGGATTCTAGATATTACAATAGTAGTTTAAAGAAATTGGTAAATGAACAAGCAGTAACAGAAGTATTATTTATAAATAATATTTTTGCTGCGAATACCGGAAAAATTGTGAAAACAATTGAAGAATTACAGTGAAAAAAGAAGCCTAATAGAAGCTATTAGGCTTCTTTTTTATGTGATATCAAGTCCATTGTGGATTTCTGCTTCGAATTAGAAAATAATAGGTTAGCGGTTTTTGTAACATTCGTGTAACAAACCCAGCATACTCTATTTATGGAGGTGTAATACATGAAAAAAATACTATCAATCATGTTAATTGTTGCAATTGTAACAAGCGCTCTTATTGGGTGTGTGGACGACAAAAAAGTAACAAGCAAAGAGGTCCATTCAAAAATAAATAATCAAGATTTTAACTTTAGTGTTGATCCGGAAACACTAACGGTTAAGGTGGAGTCTAATGGAATTTCTGAGAGTGTATCGGAACCATTGGAGAAAATGGAAGTTTCGAATTTAAAAGACAATGGAGATACGATTACCTGGACCTATTTGGAAAAGGGAATTGAGGTTAATATCAAAAAAAAAGATAAGTATGTAGATGTAACCATGAAATCCAACAAAGATGAAGACAACATGTTTGCATGGCCAAAAGTGAAAGGTGATGGATATATGCTCCCATTAAATCAAGGGAAGCATATTCCGAGCAATGATTCAGTATGGAAAGATTATTTAAGTGAAGAAAAAATGAAGGTGATTGAAGCTTTCTCTATGCAGTTTTTTGCAGTTGATAAAAGTGCATATTCGCTAGTCTATATAATTAAAAATCCTTATAATAGTGAAGTTGTTTTTAATACCGAAAATGATATAGAGTTTACTTTCAATCATGAATTTCCAGCGATTAATGAAGAGAAGGAATACGGATTTAGAATATATGTAACGGAAAAAAATCCAGTAGATGTTGCAAAGACCTATAAAAATTATTTGGTTGAACAGGATGACTTCAAAAGCTTGGGGGATAAGGCTGAAGAAAATAGTAATATCGAAAAGCTTTACGGTGCACCCCATGCTTATTTTTGGGATAGAACTGTTATTTCAGAGGAAAATATAAAATGGGCAAAACTAAGAGACAGTTTCCCTGAAAAACTGAGATTATGGATTCAGGAGTTATTAACTACTAAAGTGGAGGACGGAGCAGAACTTTCATCGGCCTTTGATGATTTAAATAACTTAGATTATGTAGACAAGTATATTGAAACTAGAATAATAAATGGCTTAAGTGCCGTAATGCAGCTAAAAGAATTCTATAATCCGGAAATTTTTACTGAAGCTGATAAAGAAACTCGAGAGTTATTAAACAAGGGAATAGACAATTTAAATCCTGTTGAATTAATTGACCTAAATAAGCGTTTATTAAAAAGTATACTTGGCGATGTAGTTGACCCAATAGAGCAGTGGGCAGATGCAAATACTGTTGATGTGATAAAGGATATGAAGGATTCAGGGTTAGAAAATATGTGGATTGGTTTGGATGACTGGCAGGAAGGATTCATTAAACCAGAGTTAGTAAAAGAAGCAGAAGACCTGGGCTATTTAATTGGTACTTATGATTCGTATCATTCAATCCATGAACCAGGTAAAGAGAAGTGGGAAACTGCTAAGTTTAAGGATACTTCACTTTACGTGAAGGCAACTGTCACCAATAAAGAGGGGAACAAGATTGAAGGATTCCAAGGTGAAGGTAGAAAGTTGAATCCGACGCTTGCAATGCCTAGTGTAGAAGAAAGATTAACTTCGATTTTAAATACGGGCTTAGCATTTAACTCATGGTTTTTAGACACAGATGGCACTGGGGAGATTTATGATGACTATTCGCCAGAACATATTACTACTGAAAAGGAAGATATCCAGGCTAGAATTAAGAGAATGGAATATCTGCAAAAAGAATGGGATATGGTAGTCGGAACTGAAGGCGGAAATGATTTTGCTAACAAAACGATTGCTTTTGCACATGGCATAGAAACGCCAGTATTTTCTTGGATGGATGAGGATATGAGTAAAAACAAAGAAAGTGAGTACTATGTAGGGAGATACTATTCGAGTACTGGCGGAGCTCCTGAACTGTTTTCTAAACAAATACCTGTAAAGGATAAGTACAAGAAGTTATTTTTGGATTCAACCTACACGATCCCGTTGTATAAGTTGGTTTACAACGATTCAGTGATTACGACTTATTGGTGGGGATGGGGAACCTTAAAAATAGAAGATGAAATAGCTAATAGGATGTTGTATGAGATACTTTATAATGTACCCCCTTTATATCATTTAGATAAGCACGAGTGGGAAAAACATAAAGATACAATCGTAAGACATTCTAAGGTATGGTCAAATTTTAGCGAAAAAGCAATAACGAAAGAAATGACGAATTTCAAAATCATATCAGGTGATAGATTAGTTCAAATGACTGAATATGGTAAATTGTTAAGTGTAGTAGCCAATTTTTCGGATGTTGAGTTTGATTATCAAGGCGAGATAATACCAGCAAAATCATTGCTAATTATTGATAAAAATAATAAAAGCATCTATACACCGGAAAAGTGAGCGCCAAATTCTCCGCATTCTAATCCATGTTAGTTAGTAGACGATCGTTCCGAGGACTAAATTCGAGCATGGATTCGACTGTGAAACTGCGTTATGAATATAAATCGGCTTGAAAAAATGAGTGGCATTAAAGTCGGTTTTGCGTACGAGTATTGATAATCAAGTGAAGAGAAAGAAAATACTTAGTTTTCTGTGTTTATTGAACTGCTTGACATGTCCGCTGAACGTGATAAGATTCAAATCAATTACTTTTATGTGCCGGCAGGATGCAGGTATGCAGTCGGGAAGGATTGAATTACATCCTTGCTTGTTGCGACATGACGTCGCGCATTTAGACTGCCTTCCTTAATTCGAAAAAGTATTAAAATTAAATATATTTGAGAGATGGTCCAGTAATCATATTGCGAGCAGCAGCAAGAGACTGAATGGTAGGTGAGAATTCAGGCAACAATATGTATGAAGTACGCCATCGGTTAATCTCAAACTACTAATGAAGTGGATGACCAGTTTAGAACTGGCTCATCAATTAGGGTGGTAACGCGGAGAGCTCCTTCGTCCCTTTCCAAGGGATTGTAGGGGCTTTTTTGTATTCATTTTTTGCTTAGCTCCAGTTGCCCGGGGCTTGGAAAGTAGATTACGATGAAGAAGGATTCCGCACACACGAAAAAATTCAGGTTGTATCATCAAAGAAAAAGGGGATGTCGAAAATGAAAAAGGAACAATCTTTTGTAATGTCAATTATCCCAATACTCACTTTAATGATCGCTGCAACTTTGTCCATTTTTGTTTGGAAGGCTGGGATGCATATTCCATTAATGATTGGGGTGATTGTTGCTGCTGTCATTGCGAAAATATGTGGTTGGAGTTGGCGTGAAGTAGAAAAAATGATGGTTAATGGGGTATCCCGAGCATTGCCCGCCGTTTTTATTTTACTTATCATCGGAATAATTGTTGGAACTTGGATTGCAAGTGGCGTTATCCCAACGATGATTTACTATGGACTATCGATTATTGAACCTTCAATGTTTATACCGCTTGTTGCATTAATTACTGGAATTGTTTCGATTACATTAGGAAGTTCGTTTACTTCAATTGCGACAGTAGGACTTGCTTTTATGGCGATTGGAGAAGGACTTGGTTTTGCTCCGGGGCTTGTTGCAGGAGCCGTCATTTCAGGCGCCTATTTTGGCGATAAACTATCGCCGTTTTCCGATACGACAAACATCGCTCCTGCCATGGCGGAAACGGATTTGTTTAGTCATATTAAGCACATGCTCTGGGATACGATTCCTGCATTTGTCATTTCAATTGTTCTGTATTGGTTCGTGGGTATTTCAGCCGTAGCTAACAATACTGCAGATACGAGTGAAATTGATTTGATTATTAAAGGGCTGGAAAGTGTCTTTGTCATTCATCCGCTGCTGTTACTCATGCCAGTATTCACGATTTTCTTAATGATGAAACGCATACCCGCGATTCCAGCGTTAACAATTGTAGGACTTCTAGGTGCAGTACTTGCAGTCCTTGTTCAAGGGGTTTCCGCTTCCTCGATTGTTCAAGTGATGACGAGCGGATTTTCGGTAGATTCGGGTGTGGCTACAGTAGATTCGTTGCTTAATCGTGGAGGCCTCATGTCCATGCTAGCCACAATCGGACTGTTAATCATCGCGACATCCCTTGGGGGTATTTTAGAAGAAACAGGCTCTTTTGAAGTGTTAACGAGAAGAATGATGGGAAATGTACGCTCAACTGGAACATTGATCAGCTCGACAATCCTTTCAACTTTTGTCGTAGCTTTTGCAAGTGGTGCACAATTTCTAGCGATTATTCTACCGGCAAGGACGTTTGTTAAAACATATAAAGTGATGGGGATCGACACGAAAAACCTTTCAAGATGTGTCGAAGCAGCAGGCACAGTAGGAATAAACCTCGTCCCATGGAGTGTTCCGGTCATTTTTGCAGCGGACATTCTTGGCGTCAGCCCGGGCGAGTTCATCCCATTTGTTTTCTTCGCATTTCTAGTCCCAATCATTAATATCATTTTTGGTTTCACTGGCTGGACCATTACCAAGAAGGACTATAAAGATGCAAGTGAAATAAATACTAAGGGGGAAATAACGTTATGAGCGAAGTCATTTTACATGTGTTAGGAACAGCACAAGATGCTGGCCTTCCGCATCCGAATTGTTTTTGTAAAAACTGTGCGGAGGCAATCAGCAATCCGGAGAATAGGCGCTCTGCGGCGTCATTGGCAATTGTACTACCGAAAGAGAAGGCTTGGCATTTGATTGACGCAACACCAGACTTAAAAGAACAGATGGCAAGAGTACAAATCAAACACAATATGCAAGGTCAGCTAATGGCGAGCATCTTTTTGACACATGCTCATTTAGGTCATTACCCAGGGTTATTATTTTTAGGAAAAGAAGCGATTGGTGCAAATAAGGTACCTGTAATGGCGGGCACGAAAATGAAGAAAATGTTAGAAGAACAAGCACCTTGGAGCCAACTAACAAAACTTCACAATATTGACGTACGAGAGATTAGTGATGGACGAGCAATTGCCGTTTCACCTCATGTCACAGTCATACCTGTTGAAGTCCCTCACAGAAATGAATTTTCTGAGACATTTGCTTTTTGGATAAAAGGGGCGAAGAAGAAAGTTCTTTATATTCCGGATATCGATCGATGGGAACAATGGGACAAAGATATTTACGAAGCGTGCGAAGAAGCTGACATTTGCTTACTGGATGGGACATTCCATTCCGCTGAAGATCTTGAACAGATTGGCCGAGACTATCGGGAAATCCCTCACCCGCTCATGACAGAAACAATGGATCGATTACAAGATTTAGTTAAACGAACTGAGATTTACTTTATTCATCTCAATCACTCGAATCCCGTCATCGACCCGGATAAAACGATTCGTAAAGAGATTGAAATGAAGGGCTTTCATATTGCGGAGGAAGGAATGGAGTTTGCTTTGTGATTGAAGTCGCCGGAAATATTGGATTTGAACGCTGTAAGCCTATGTGGCTGATTGTGTATTCAATAGCAAGACCTTACTGAAAGAAAAGTAGATTATAAACTCTTCTTAATGGTAGAAAAGTGAGAAACTTAAGACTTAATAATAACTTGACTTACAACTGTAACGTGATAAGATTCAAATCAATTACTATTACGTGCCAGCAGGATGCGGGTATGCAGTCGGGAAGGATTGAATGACATCCTTGCTTGTTGCGACAGGACGTCGCACATTTAAACTGTCTTCCTTAATTCAAAAAAGTATTAAAACTAAATATATTTGAGAGATGGTCCAGTAATCATATTGCGAGCAGCAGCAAGAGACTGAATGGTAGGTGAGAATTCAGGCAACAATATGTATGAAGTACGCCGTCCGATTTTCTCAACTACTAATGAAGTGGATGGCCAGTCCAGAACTGGTCCATCAATTAGGGTGGTAACGCGGAGAGCTTCTTCGTCCCTTTCCAAGGGATTGAAGGGGCTTTTTTGTATCTAAAAATTGTTTTAAGTTTTAAACCATCGAGGAGGATTCCATCATGTTCCGTATAAAAGCAGTTATTTCACCGACATTTCTAGAAGCGATAGCACTTATTGCAACGATTGTAACGATAATTAGCGTCAGCATTGTTAAGTTTGGTGCAGTTCCGCACTTACCGATTTTGTTTTCAATTTTAGTATTAATTTGTTACGGTCTGCTCAAAAAAGTTTCGTACCGTAAACTTGAAGGTGGCTTAGTCGAAGGAGCAGGAGCGGGTATGAGTGCGGTATTCCTGTTTTTCTTCATTGGCATTTTAGTAAGCAGTTGGATCATGAGTGGGACGATTCCGACACTAATCTATACTGGATTTAATCTAATTACTCCGTCATTTTTCTTTGCAATTGTTTTTGTAGTTACTGCAATTGTTGGTGTTTCAATCGGTAGTTCGTTGACGACGGTAGCAACGGTAGGCGTTGCATTTATTGGGATGGCGACTATGCTCGACTTATCATTGGCTGTGGCGGCTGGAGCAATTGTTTCTGGAGCATTTTTTGGAGATAAGATGTCACCCCTGTCGGATACGACAAACCTGGCTTCATCCATCGTTGATGTCGACTTGTTTGAACATATTCGGAATATGAGTTGGACAACAATTCCGGCATTTGTTTTATCACTGATATTCTTTGCTTTCTTGTCGCCAAGTGTCACATTGAGCGATGTTGATAAAATTTCCTATTTCCAAGAAGGATTGTTGGACACGGGGATGATCCACTGGTATACAGTAATACCGTTAATTGTTCTCTTCGTTTTAACAATAATGAAAGTCCCAGCGCTAATGACATTGGCATTAAGCTCGGTCAGTGCAATTGCAATTTCCTATTTCCATCAGAGTTTCAGCGCACCGGAAGTATTTAAGATTTTATTCGAAGGCTTCGTTTCAACGACAGGAATCGAAGATATTGACGCACTACTCACACGTGGCGGCATGCAAAGTATGATGTTTACAATTGGTTTGGTATTGTTGGCACTTAGTATGGGTGGATTGTTATTTACACTTGGAATTGTCCAATGTTTACTCGAGAAAATTGAAAGCCTTTTAAAGAAAGTTTCATCGGTAATTGCAGCGTCCGCGTTAACTGCGATTGGCATTAATGTGTTGATTGGTGAACAGTATTTGTCGATATTATTGACAGGGCAAGCTTTCCAATCACAATATGAAAAAGTAGGTCTTGCCAATAAGAATTTAAGTAGAGTTATGGAGGATGCCGGTACTGTTGTTAATCCGCTTGTACCATGGAGTGTTTGCGGTATTTTCATCACTGGTGTGTTAGGTGTTTCGACAGTGGAGTATTTACCATTCGCATTCTTTTGCTTGTTGTCACCAATTTTAACGATATTGTTCGGGTTTACTGGGAAAACATTGACGTATCTGAAGGACGAAAAG
This window encodes:
- a CDS encoding glycoside hydrolase, yielding MKKILSIMLIVAIVTSALIGCVDDKKVTSKEVHSKINNQDFNFSVDPETLTVKVESNGISESVSEPLEKMEVSNLKDNGDTITWTYLEKGIEVNIKKKDKYVDVTMKSNKDEDNMFAWPKVKGDGYMLPLNQGKHIPSNDSVWKDYLSEEKMKVIEAFSMQFFAVDKSAYSLVYIIKNPYNSEVVFNTENDIEFTFNHEFPAINEEKEYGFRIYVTEKNPVDVAKTYKNYLVEQDDFKSLGDKAEENSNIEKLYGAPHAYFWDRTVISEENIKWAKLRDSFPEKLRLWIQELLTTKVEDGAELSSAFDDLNNLDYVDKYIETRIINGLSAVMQLKEFYNPEIFTEADKETRELLNKGIDNLNPVELIDLNKRLLKSILGDVVDPIEQWADANTVDVIKDMKDSGLENMWIGLDDWQEGFIKPELVKEAEDLGYLIGTYDSYHSIHEPGKEKWETAKFKDTSLYVKATVTNKEGNKIEGFQGEGRKLNPTLAMPSVEERLTSILNTGLAFNSWFLDTDGTGEIYDDYSPEHITTEKEDIQARIKRMEYLQKEWDMVVGTEGGNDFANKTIAFAHGIETPVFSWMDEDMSKNKESEYYVGRYYSSTGGAPELFSKQIPVKDKYKKLFLDSTYTIPLYKLVYNDSVITTYWWGWGTLKIEDEIANRMLYEILYNVPPLYHLDKHEWEKHKDTIVRHSKVWSNFSEKAITKEMTNFKIISGDRLVQMTEYGKLLSVVANFSDVEFDYQGEIIPAKSLLIIDKNNKSIYTPEK
- the nhaC gene encoding Na+/H+ antiporter NhaC — encoded protein: MKKEQSFVMSIIPILTLMIAATLSIFVWKAGMHIPLMIGVIVAAVIAKICGWSWREVEKMMVNGVSRALPAVFILLIIGIIVGTWIASGVIPTMIYYGLSIIEPSMFIPLVALITGIVSITLGSSFTSIATVGLAFMAIGEGLGFAPGLVAGAVISGAYFGDKLSPFSDTTNIAPAMAETDLFSHIKHMLWDTIPAFVISIVLYWFVGISAVANNTADTSEIDLIIKGLESVFVIHPLLLLMPVFTIFLMMKRIPAIPALTIVGLLGAVLAVLVQGVSASSIVQVMTSGFSVDSGVATVDSLLNRGGLMSMLATIGLLIIATSLGGILEETGSFEVLTRRMMGNVRSTGTLISSTILSTFVVAFASGAQFLAIILPARTFVKTYKVMGIDTKNLSRCVEAAGTVGINLVPWSVPVIFAADILGVSPGEFIPFVFFAFLVPIINIIFGFTGWTITKKDYKDASEINTKGEITL
- a CDS encoding MBL fold metallo-hydrolase, which encodes MSEVILHVLGTAQDAGLPHPNCFCKNCAEAISNPENRRSAASLAIVLPKEKAWHLIDATPDLKEQMARVQIKHNMQGQLMASIFLTHAHLGHYPGLLFLGKEAIGANKVPVMAGTKMKKMLEEQAPWSQLTKLHNIDVREISDGRAIAVSPHVTVIPVEVPHRNEFSETFAFWIKGAKKKVLYIPDIDRWEQWDKDIYEACEEADICLLDGTFHSAEDLEQIGRDYREIPHPLMTETMDRLQDLVKRTEIYFIHLNHSNPVIDPDKTIRKEIEMKGFHIAEEGMEFAL
- the nhaC gene encoding Na+/H+ antiporter NhaC: MFRIKAVISPTFLEAIALIATIVTIISVSIVKFGAVPHLPILFSILVLICYGLLKKVSYRKLEGGLVEGAGAGMSAVFLFFFIGILVSSWIMSGTIPTLIYTGFNLITPSFFFAIVFVVTAIVGVSIGSSLTTVATVGVAFIGMATMLDLSLAVAAGAIVSGAFFGDKMSPLSDTTNLASSIVDVDLFEHIRNMSWTTIPAFVLSLIFFAFLSPSVTLSDVDKISYFQEGLLDTGMIHWYTVIPLIVLFVLTIMKVPALMTLALSSVSAIAISYFHQSFSAPEVFKILFEGFVSTTGIEDIDALLTRGGMQSMMFTIGLVLLALSMGGLLFTLGIVQCLLEKIESLLKKVSSVIAASALTAIGINVLIGEQYLSILLTGQAFQSQYEKVGLANKNLSRVMEDAGTVVNPLVPWSVCGIFITGVLGVSTVEYLPFAFFCLLSPILTILFGFTGKTLTYLKDEKVKV